A genome region from Sceloporus undulatus isolate JIND9_A2432 ecotype Alabama chromosome 1, SceUnd_v1.1, whole genome shotgun sequence includes the following:
- the LOC121915633 gene encoding flavin-containing monooxygenase FMO GS-OX-like 2 isoform X1, whose amino-acid sequence MLREHLSFERHGDCLLPDFSCVLVHTHDFETKKGQGRRPFFLPRNGRLAPRTRLRLSCFFGSEAPDPGPWTLCPPLRSVSAGHWTSSFRSFPPARVPGPGSRRRRTNLPKEVMAFPDAPFEPQLPSFLHHSAVLGYLRGYAETFGLLGHIRFQWRVDDIQPTAAVAGEGSGPGGGWEVTASWQGPGSEQKTLTEQFDAIMVCTGHYSVPFVPPIAGLDSFQGRLLHSHSFRRPEPFAGLSVVLVGGGASGVDLALLLSAVAARVVLSHRGPLVRGLPSSVAQVPSVSRVDGGTVAFEDGSDVWADVLILCTGYRPHFPFLPLDRLGLQDTDHGPSPLYRHLLPPRHPSLFLIGLCQQICPFPHFHCQVLFALAVLTGRCPLPSAAEMEANAWAELDRHLKAGGQPRHFLRLNDRQWSYAEDLARQAGFPPLPPITREIWEAARENRARDVGAYRNGNYHLLGPDAWELVWDASGQDRADK is encoded by the exons ATGCTGAGGGAGCATCTTTCCTTTGAGAGACATGGAGACTGTCTTCTACCTGATTTTTCCTGTGTACTtgttcatacacatgatttt GAGACTAAAAAGGGCCAAGGAAGgcgccccttcttcctcccccgaAACGGCAGACTCGCACCCAGGACCCGGCTGAGGCTGAGCTGCTTCTTCGGAAGCGAGGCTCCGGACCCTGGACCCTGGACCCTCTGCCCTCCGCTCCGCTCCGTCTCCGCCGGACACTGGACCTCGTCCTTCCGGTCCTTCCCTCCGGCCAGAGTCCCTGGGCCTGGTTCCCGGCGGAGAAG GACCAACCTTCCCAAAGAGGTGATGGCCTTCCCGGACGCCCCCTTCGAGCCCCAGCTGCCCTCCTTCCTGCACCACTCGGCCGTCCTGGGCTACCTGCGGGGCTACGCAGAGACCTTCGGCCTCCTGGGCCACATCCGG TTCCAGTGGCGAGTGGACGACATCCAGCCCACTGCAGCAGTGGCTGGAGAAGGCAGTGGCCCCGGAGGCGGCTGGGAGGTCACGGCCTCATGGCAGGGTCCGGGATCCGAGCAGAAGACCCTCACGGAGCAGTTTGATGCCATCATGGTCTGCACAGG CCATTACTCCGTCCCATTCGTGCCCCCCATCGCTGGACTGGACAGCTTCCAAG GGCGCCTCCTCCACAGCCACTCCTTCCGCCGGCCAGAGCCCTTCGCTGGCCTCTCCGTGGTTCTGGTGGGCGGCGGGGCCTCGGGGGTGGACCTGGCTCTGCTGCTGTCTGCCGTGGCCGCCCGCGTGGTGCTGAGCCACAGGGGGCCCCTCGTGCGTGGGCTTCCTTCGAGCGTGGCGCAGGTGCCTTCTGTCTCCAGAGTGGACGGCGGGACAGTGGCCTTCGAGGACGGTTCGGACGTGTGGGCTGACGTCCTGATCCTCTGCACCGGCTACCGGCCCCACTTCCCCTTCTTGCCCCTGGACCGGCTGGGACTGCAGGACACTGACCATGGGCCGTCCCCCTTGTACCGGCATCTGCTGCCCCCGCGCCACCCATCCCTCTTCCTGATCGGCCTCTGCCAGCAGATCTGCCCCTTCCCGCATTTCCACTGCCAGGTGCTCTTTGCCCTGGCCGTTCTGACTGGCCGCTGCCCGCTCCCCTCCGCAGCTGAGATGGAGGCCAACGCCTGGGCCGAGCTGGACCGGCACCTGAAGGCCGGAGGGCAGCCCAGGCACTTCCTCCGGCTCAATGACCGGCAGTGGAGCTATGCGGAGGATCTGGCCCGCCAGGCAGGCTTCCCCCCACTGCCACCCATCACCCGGGAGATCTGGGAGGCCGCGCGGGAGAACCGAGCGCGTGACGTGGGTGCTTACCGGAATGGGAACTACCACTTGCTGGGCCCCGATGCCTGGGAGCTGGTGTGGGACGCCTCCGGCCAGGACAGAGCAGACAAGTGA
- the LOC121915633 gene encoding flavin-containing monooxygenase FMO GS-OX-like 2 isoform X2 — protein sequence MATPEAARTRRHGPLLRVAVVGAGAAGLCALRHLLASAPGTFAPPTLFEAGAGVGGTWLYQEEEEEEGERERKAPRSSMYRDLRTNLPKEVMAFPDAPFEPQLPSFLHHSAVLGYLRGYAETFGLLGHIRFQWRVDDIQPTAAVAGEGSGPGGGWEVTASWQGPGSEQKTLTEQFDAIMVCTGHYSVPFVPPIAGLDSFQGRLLHSHSFRRPEPFAGLSVVLVGGGASGVDLALLLSAVAARVVLSHRGPLVRGLPSSVAQVPSVSRVDGGTVAFEDGSDVWADVLILCTGYRPHFPFLPLDRLGLQDTDHGPSPLYRHLLPPRHPSLFLIGLCQQICPFPHFHCQVLFALAVLTGRCPLPSAAEMEANAWAELDRHLKAGGQPRHFLRLNDRQWSYAEDLARQAGFPPLPPITREIWEAARENRARDVGAYRNGNYHLLGPDAWELVWDASGQDRADK from the exons ATGGCGACCCCCGAGGCGGCGAGGACGAGGAGGCACGGCCCTCTCCTGCGGGTGGCGGTGGTCGGGGCCGGGGCCGCGGGTCTCTGCGCCCTTCGGCACTTGCTGGCCTCCGCCCCCGGGACCTTCGCGCCCCCGACCCTCTTCGAGGCCGGCGCCGGGGTCGGGGGCACCTGGCTCtaccaagaggaagaggaggaggaaggggagagggagaggaaggcccCACGCTCCAGCATGTACCGGGACCTCAG GACCAACCTTCCCAAAGAGGTGATGGCCTTCCCGGACGCCCCCTTCGAGCCCCAGCTGCCCTCCTTCCTGCACCACTCGGCCGTCCTGGGCTACCTGCGGGGCTACGCAGAGACCTTCGGCCTCCTGGGCCACATCCGG TTCCAGTGGCGAGTGGACGACATCCAGCCCACTGCAGCAGTGGCTGGAGAAGGCAGTGGCCCCGGAGGCGGCTGGGAGGTCACGGCCTCATGGCAGGGTCCGGGATCCGAGCAGAAGACCCTCACGGAGCAGTTTGATGCCATCATGGTCTGCACAGG CCATTACTCCGTCCCATTCGTGCCCCCCATCGCTGGACTGGACAGCTTCCAAG GGCGCCTCCTCCACAGCCACTCCTTCCGCCGGCCAGAGCCCTTCGCTGGCCTCTCCGTGGTTCTGGTGGGCGGCGGGGCCTCGGGGGTGGACCTGGCTCTGCTGCTGTCTGCCGTGGCCGCCCGCGTGGTGCTGAGCCACAGGGGGCCCCTCGTGCGTGGGCTTCCTTCGAGCGTGGCGCAGGTGCCTTCTGTCTCCAGAGTGGACGGCGGGACAGTGGCCTTCGAGGACGGTTCGGACGTGTGGGCTGACGTCCTGATCCTCTGCACCGGCTACCGGCCCCACTTCCCCTTCTTGCCCCTGGACCGGCTGGGACTGCAGGACACTGACCATGGGCCGTCCCCCTTGTACCGGCATCTGCTGCCCCCGCGCCACCCATCCCTCTTCCTGATCGGCCTCTGCCAGCAGATCTGCCCCTTCCCGCATTTCCACTGCCAGGTGCTCTTTGCCCTGGCCGTTCTGACTGGCCGCTGCCCGCTCCCCTCCGCAGCTGAGATGGAGGCCAACGCCTGGGCCGAGCTGGACCGGCACCTGAAGGCCGGAGGGCAGCCCAGGCACTTCCTCCGGCTCAATGACCGGCAGTGGAGCTATGCGGAGGATCTGGCCCGCCAGGCAGGCTTCCCCCCACTGCCACCCATCACCCGGGAGATCTGGGAGGCCGCGCGGGAGAACCGAGCGCGTGACGTGGGTGCTTACCGGAATGGGAACTACCACTTGCTGGGCCCCGATGCCTGGGAGCTGGTGTGGGACGCCTCCGGCCAGGACAGAGCAGACAAGTGA